GAAGGTGCCGATGCGGATATGGCTTGCCGCCACCCGCGTCAGCACGGCACCGGGCAACAGCGTCTCGCGCACCACCGGCTCGCCGGTCAGAACGGCGGCAAGCGCGCGCGTGGTCGGAATGCCGAGCGCATGCATGGCCTCGGAAACGATGTATTCGCGCAGCACCGGACCGAGTGCTGCCCGCCCGTCACCATTGCGGGAAAAGGGTGTAGCCCCCGCCCCCTTGAGCTGGATGTCCCGGCGCACGCCGTTATCGTCCACCACCTCGCCGATAAGGATCGCCCGCCCATCACCGAGCTGCGGAACGAAATTGCCGAACTGGTGGCCGGCATAGGCCATGGCGAGTGAGGCCGCCCCTTCCGGCAGGTCGTTGCCGGAAAAGATCTCCGCCAGCCGGGCATCGTCGACATCGGAAAAATCGAGACCGAGTTCACCCGCCAGCTCGGCATTGAACCGGATCAGCCGAGGCGCCCTGACAGTCGCGGGCTTCACAGCCCGAAAGAAACGCTCCGGCAGCCGCTGATAGCTGTTGTCGAATGCGAACACGCTCCGTCCTCCTGTCTTGCGGCCGAACACTTTCGTCCATTGCTTGAATATGGGGCCGGTATTCCACGGAGCAAGCGGAAAGCAGCAACCCGGCCCCGCAAGCATCCGGAAAACGCCCCGTCGAGCCGGGATTCGGTGGTGGCATTATCAGCCGCCGCGCGGTTGACTTGCCCCGCAAAGAATTTGCATGGTTTTTTCATGTCCATGCCTGATGAACTTTCAAGATGTCTTGTCCTCAACACCATCGCGGCGGCCCGAACGCTTCTGCGACAGGGCGACGCCAAACTGAGGCCGTTCGGAGTAACGGTACAACAGTTTTCGCTTCTGGCAGCAATCCGGTTTCATCCGGGTGAACCGGTCATAAGCCTGGCGCAAAGAATCCTGCTGGATCGGACAAGCCTTACCCGAAATCTCGACCTCCTTGAGAAAAAAGGCTTCGTTCAGCGCGCTTCGGAAACGGCGGGAAACGTGCGCATTTGCGAACTTACGGAAGGCGGAAACCACCTTCTCGACCAGCTTCTGATCGAATGGCAACAGGCTCAAACCGGCATTTTGAAAGGCTTTTCCAAAGACGACGCTGAAACATATCTGCAAGTAGCCCGACATTTTGCCAATAAATGAGCGAAAACCGATTTTGGTAGTGTTGACGCCTCTATATGTGTATATGCACAGTAAAACACAGAGGAGTGAATATGCACGAACCTATCGTAATCACGGGCCTTGGCGCGGTGTCTCCCCTCGGCGCTGGCGTAGCAACCAACTGGAAGAGGCTCGTAGATGGTCAAAGCGGCATCCGGACGAATACACGTTTCAATGTCGAGGGTTGGAAATGCTCGGTAGCCGGTCTCGTCCCGCCGATTGAGGAAGACCCGGAAGGGTTCGACGCGACAACCGCGATGGATGCCCGGGACCTCCGCCGAAATGACCTGTTCATCCACTATGCAATGGCCGCGGCTATGGAGGCTCTGGAGCAGGCAGCATGGAATCCGGAGCGACCTGAGGACCGGAGAAGGACAGCAACGCTGATCGGTACGGGCGTTGGAGGCGTTCCTGCGATAACCGCCGCAACCGAAGTTACCCGTACCTCGGGCATCCGTCGCCTGTCTCCGTTCGTTGTCCCGTCCTTTCTGCCGAACCTCGCGGCAGGTCAGGTCTCAATTCGTTTTGGATTTAATGGTCCAACAGGGTCTCCGACGACAGCCTGCGCGGCCTCGGCTCAAGCGATCGGGGACGCCCTGCGTATGATACGCGCGGGAGAGGTCGACATTGCGTTGTGCGGCGGAACCGAAGCTTGTGTCGACCCCGTCTCCATCGGCGGCTTTACGGCTGCGAAGGCGTTGACCTTCAATTTCAACGATGATCCTCGAAAGGCGTCACGACCATTCGACAGGGATCATGACGGATTTGTTCTGTCGGAAGGTGCGGCAATGCTGGTAATCGAGCGTCTGTCCCATGCCGAACGTCGCGGGGCACGTCCTTTGGCAGTGCTGTCCGGATATGGCACGACGACGGATGCCCATCATGTCACGGCGGGCTGGCCCGACGGCCGCGAAGCCGCACGATCTATGGAAATCGCATTGTCCATGGCCGGAATTGGGGCGGATCAGGTCGGTTACATCAACGCACATGCCACCTCCACTCCTGTCGGGGATGCTGCGGAATTGGCCGCATTGGAAAGAATATTCGGAGCAGCCGGCGGAGGTGTACCCACAGGCTCCACCAAATCGGCAACGGGCCACATGCTTGGAGCCGCTGGCGCCATCGAAGCCGTATTTTCCGTCCTCGCTCTTCAGAATCAGCTGCTTCCTCCAAGTCTGAACATCGATAATCCGATGCCGGAAGCCGAAGGTTTCGACCTTCTTTCGGGAGGCGCCCGCGCTCGCGATGTTGAGCACGTGCTGTCCAACGCCTTTGGCTTCGGCGGCGTCAATGCGACCCTGGTGTTCAGCCGGTACAGGTGATCCACTCGCCCGCGCGATCATTCACGGATCTCGCAACAATCGCCCCATCGATGGAAGGGAACTCCTCCTGCGGAGTTTCCCCTTCCATCGGGCGATGTTGCAGCCACAACCGGATCTTGCCGCGATCCCGCCTTCGCCCGGAGCGAACAAGCTCCATTGTGCGACGCGGCTCTTTTGTCATGGACAGTTACAAAACCCTTACGCTACTCTGTCGGGTGACATATAGACGAAGGCAGGCGCGACTGATTTCCGGGCGCCATGTCGACCAAGAAGAGGGACAAACATGTTCAAACGCCTTTCGCTTACCGCCGCCATTTTCGCGGCCGCTGCCGCACCCGCTTTCGCCCATCTCAATCCCGAGGAGCATGGCTCCTTCATGGCGGGCATCTCCCATCCGCTGTTCGGCGCAGACCACATCCTCGCCATGGTCGCGGTCGGCCTCTGGGCTTCGCAGATCGGCGGACGTGCGCTGATCGCCGTTCCCGCTGCGTTCGTCGCCACCATGGCGCTCGGCTTCGCGCTGGCCGTCGGCGGCGTAAACTTGCCCTTCGTCGAGCCTGCCATCCTTGCTTCCGTTATCGGCCTCGGCCTGCTGGTCGCATCCGCCGTCCGCCTGCCGGTCGCGGCTTCCGCGGCGATCGTCGGCCTCTTCGCCCTCTTCCATGGCCATGCTCATGGCGGCGAACTCGGCTCGGCCGGAGCATTGCAGTTCGGCCTCGGCTTCGTGGTTTCCACCGCCCTGCTGCATGTCGCAGGCATCGGCCTCGGCATCACCCTTTCGCGCCTCGGCCCGCTCGTCACGCGCCTTCTCGGCGTTGCCACCGTCCTCGGCGGCGCAGCGATCGCCTTCGGCTGATCGAATTCATCCGGACACGAAAACGGCGGCTCCCTGAGCCGCCGTTTTTGTTTGTCTCAGGGAGAAGAAGCGAAGCCTGCAGGACGGAATCAATTTCTCCGCTTCCACTCCCAGACCGCTGAAACGACTCAGCCTTTCCCGACCAGCCGTCTCTTGAAGTAAAGCCTGAGCCTCAGCCGCGTCCGCGATAGGTGGCCACGCCCTGTTCCGGCAGCCACACGCCTTCCGGCGCCGCACCCGTCTGCCAGAAAACGTCGATCGGAATGCCGCCGCGCGGATACCAGTAGGCTCCGATCCTCAACCACTTGGGGTCGAGCAGCTCGACGATGCGCTTGGCGATGTAGATCGAACAATCCTCGTGGAACGCCCCGTGATTGCGGAACGAGAACAGGAAGAGCTTCAGCGACTTGGATTCCACCAGCCAGTCGCCGGGAATATAGTCGATCACGATATGGGCGAAATCCGGCTGCCCGGTCATCGGGCAGAGCGAAGTGAATTCCGGCGCGGTGAAGCGCACCACGTAATCGGTGCCGGCATTGCCGTTCGGCACACGCTCCAGTACGGCAGCCTCAGGGCTGGTCGGCGCCTCGACATTGCTTCCGAGCTGTGACAGCCCGCTGACATCGGTCTTGCTCATGGGGTTTGCTCCTGGTCCTGAACGTTGACGCCGATCCCGTGCGGCATCTCGTTCTCGGGTTCGACGTGAATGGTGACGCGCGCGCCGGGTAGCGCATTATGGATGGCCATTTCAAGCCGGTCGCAGATCACATGCGCCTCGCGAACCGTCATCTTCGCCGGCACCACCAGATCGAAGGCAACGAAGGTCACGGAGCCGCCCCTGCGCGTGCGCAGGTAATGCGCCCCGAGCGAACCCGCGGAGTTTGCGGCAATCGCGTGCTTGATTGCCTCCTCTTCCGCAGGTTCCACAGCCTTGTCCATCAAGCCATCGACCGAATGCGAGATCACCTTCCATCCCTGGAAGATGATGTTGATCGCCACCAGAATGGCGAGCACCGGGTCGAGGATCGCGTAACCGGTGAGAAACGCGAGCACCAGTCCGATGAGCACGCCGACAGAAGTCACGACGTCGGACATGATATGCTGGCCATCGGCAGAAAGCGCCGGCGAGCGATGCGACTTGCCGACGCGGATCAGCGTCATGGCCCACACACCGTTGATGACACCGGCGACGGCATTGATCGCAAGGCCGAGAACCGGCGCCTCCGGCATGGCCGGGGCCGAAAGATGGCGAACCGCCTCGTTGACGATCAACAGGGCCGCCACCACGATCAGCACGCCTTCGAGAACCGCGGAAATGTATTCCGCCTTGTGATGTCCATAGGGGTGATCGGCATCGGCCGGCTTCTGGGCATAACGGATGACGAAATAGGCGATGAAAGCCGCGACCACATTGACGGTGGATTCCAGCCCGTCGGAAAGCAGCGCGACGGAACCCGTCACGTACCACGCGAGCATTTTCAGCCCCATGACACCGAACGATAGCGGGATACCCCAGAAGGCCAGCCGCTGGACGAATCCATTCTTCTCGGCGGACATCCATCATCTCCTTTGCAGTTGCAAGCGATTAGCACGAGGCATCGCCAAAACGACGAAACCGCCCGCGACAAGCGCGGACGGTTCAGCAAGTGCTGATTAAGACATCCGCCCATCCGGGTCAATCCATGCACCCTTATCCGGTCGCGTATTGCGCCGGAAAGTCCCTTGAAATACCGTTTTTCCGGAGGAACGGATCCCCGTCACAGAAACGCCGGGTTGGATGACTACCGGCCTCCAATGTAATCGGCTCGAAATTCGGATCAGGACAAGGCGGAATGAAGCTTCTAAGAATTGCCCGCCGGGTGGGCATCGCGACCGGTGCACTCGCGCTCGGCCTCGGCGCCTACCTTGGAATGCTGCAGTTGACGGGCAATTTTCACGAGGTCATCGCCGGAAAATTCTACCGCTCCGCCCAGCTATCGCCGGAGAAGCTCGCCGCCTATATCGACCGCTACGGCATCAAGACAGTTATCAACCTGCGCGGCGAAAGCCCGCAGAGCGAGTGGTACCGTCGCGAGGCCGAAACGCTGCGCGCCCACAATGCCAGGCTTGTCGATTTCCACATGTCGGCCAGACGCCAGCTCACGGTCGAGGAAAGCCGCCAACTGGTCGACCTGATGCGCAACGCCGAAGGCCCGATCCTCATCCACTGCAAGGCGGGCGCCGACCGCACCGGCCTCGCCTCGGTCATGTATTTGCAGCAGGTCGCCGGCGTCGATGAAGAGACGGCGGAGTGGCAGCTTTCGCCGCTCTATGGCCATATCAACCTGCCCTTCCTCTCCGTCTATGCCATGGACGACACATGGGAGACCTTCGAAAAGGCAATCGGGCTGGATAGCTAAACGCAGGCGGGCGACACTCAGCGACGCCGTCGAGTATGACGGAGGCCGGAAAACAGCCTCCGCATTTCACGCATGAAACTGCCTCAGGCAGCCTTTTCCTTCGCCCGCCGAGCGAGATGGGCGACCACGTTCTCGATCATCCGCATGCCGGCGTCACCGCCCAGCGTCATGATCGATTCCGGATGGAACTGAACGGCCGCGACCGGTTCCTTGGTATGCTCGATGCCCATGATCGTGCCGTCTTCGCTTTCGGCGGTGATCATGAAGTCACGGTGCAGCGTCGCCGGATCGGCGAAGATCGAGTGGTAGCGACCAACCGTCACTTCCTTGGCAAGCCCGGAGAAGACGATGCCCGGTTCCAGAACCCGGATGCGCGATGGTTTGCCGTGCATCGGCACTGCGAGATGGCGAAGCTCCCCGCCATAGGCTTCCGCCAGCGCCTGTAGCCCAAGGCAGACACCGAAGACCGGCAGGTTGCGGGCGCGCGCCTTCTTGATCGTCGCCTTGCAGTCGAAATCCTTCGGATTGCCCGGTCCGGGCGACAGCACGACGAGATCCGGGTTCATCCGGTCGAACACCTCTTCCGGCACCGGGCTACGGACCGTCGAAACAGTCGCGCCCGTCTGGCGGAAATAGTTGGCGAGCGTGTGCACGAAGGAATCCTCGTGGTCGACGAGCAGGATCTTGACGTCCTGCCCGACCTTGGCGACGCCCCGCTTGGTCTTGGTGTCGTTGCCGGCCTTGGCATCGCGGATCGCCGCGACCATGGCGGAAGCCTTGAGTTCGGTCTCGGCCTCCTCCTCATGCGGATCGCTGTCGTTCAGGAGCGTAGCACCGGCGCGCACTTCGGCAATGCCGTCCTTGATACGCACGGTGCGCAGCGTCAGGCCCGTATTCATGTCGCCGTTGAAGCCAACCATGCCGATGGCGCCGCCATACCAGGCGCGCGGGCTCTTCTCATGCGCCTCGACGAAACGCATGGCCCAGAGCTTCGGCGCCCCCGTGACGGTCACCGCCCAGGCATGCGACAGGAAGCCGTCGAAAGCGTCCATGCCATCGCGCAGACGCCCCTCGATGTGGTCGACCGTGTGGATCAGGCGCGAATACATCTCGATCTGGCGACGGCCGATGACCTTGACCGAACCCGGCTCGCAAACGCGGCTCTTGTCGTTGCGGTCGACGTCCGAGCACATGGTGAGTTCGGACTCGTCCTTCTTGGAGTTCAAGAGCTTGAGGATCTGTTCGGAATCCGCGATCGGATCGTCACCGCGCTTGATGGTGCCCGAAATCGGGCAGGTCTCGATGCGCCGGCCGGACACGCGCACGAACATTTCAGGCGAAGCGCCGACCAGATATTCCTGGTTTCCGAGGTTAATGAAGAAGGAATAGGGTGACGGGTTGATTTCCTTCAACCGCTTGGAGATCTCGGAAGGCTTGCTGTCGCAGCGTTCCATGAACTTCTGTCCCGGAACCACTTCGAACAGGTCGCCACGCCGGAAGCTTTCCTTCGCCTTGACGACGAGTTCGGCATATTCGCCGGGACGGTGATCGCCGCGCGGCGGGATCTTGTCGGTATGCAGGAAGGGTTCGGCCAGAATGTCCGCCGACTTGCCGTCCGTGGTCACGCCGTCCTTTTCGAAATCGTAGCGGTCGATCCAGGCCTTGGCCGAATAGTGGTCGACCACGAGGATTTCGTCGGGCAGGAACAGCACCATGTCGCGCTGATCCTCCGGACGCTCCAGCGAAAGCTTGATCGCGTCGAACTGGAAGGCAAGGTCGTAGCCGAAGGCGCCGAACAGGCCGATGGAAGAATCCGCATCCGAGTAGAAGAGATCGACCACCGCACGAAGCGCCGTGAACACGGTCGGTATCTTGGAACGCTCTTCCTCGGTGAACACGCGATCCGGCTCGCTGACCACGAGATCGAGCCGCCGGTCGGTCCGCTCGCCGAGCGTCAGGTCGGAGACTGCCTTCAGCTTGTCCGCGATGAAGCCCAGAAGCACCTCGCCCCGCCCGTTATAGGCCTCGATCCACATCTTGCGGCCGAAGCAGGAAATGCCGAGCGGTGGATCGATGATGGCCGTATCCCAACGGGTATAGCGGCCGGGATATTCGTAGTTGGAGGAGAAGACCGCGCCGCGATGGCTGTCGAGCCGGTCGATATAGCTGCCGATGGCATCCGCATAGGGCGTGGCCCTCCGCTGCCGGGTTACCTTGATTCCCCCGCGGGTCTCGTAGATTTCCCCGCCATCATCCCGAATGATCGTCGCCATGCTTCTGCTTCTCCGTTTTCAAGGCCCGGTTCGAGGCGCCTGAATACAAAAAAGCCGCCTCAGGTTTTCCGGGCGGCTTTGGGTCACTTGTCTTTGGACATGACTGGTCAAGGCCGCGTTAGCGTGCCCACCACCAGTTGCCGATGTTCAAAGACTTGATCATGGCGAAACACATACCGTCATGCAGCAGTGAGCGCAAGTCCCTCGCAGGCGAAAGCCCTGCAAACGCTGGAGGAAAGTGACGTGCCGAAACTTCCCGCCCCCTTGGCCGTTATCCCCTGCCCGCAACAACGGAGACGGCCTATTGCGAAAAACGATCCTGCTCCTCGGCCTCCTGCTCTCGACCGCGCCCGCCACAACACGGGCGGATAACGTTCCAGTCCCGCAACCGCGCCCCGAACATTCGACGCCTGCTCCCCCGGTTCCCGAGGAAAAGCCTGCGGTCCCTGCGGCAGATGCAGAGAAGACGGTCCCGGCGGAGAAGCCCACCGAAACACCGCCGGTACCGGTACCTCCAACGCCGTCAGCCCCACCTCCAACGCCGGCAACACCACCGCCACCGGAACCAACTCCCGCCCCCGCACCCGCACTAGCCCCGGCCCCGCCACCTCCGACGCCCGTCGAGAAAGAGGACCCCGCCGCGTTCGAGGCATGCACCGAGGAGCTGTCGACCCTCGGAGTGGAGTTCAAACCCCTCGCCCGTATCAACGATGGCGAAGGATGCGGCATCGATCGGCCGCTCGGCGTGACCTCGCTCTCCTCAAAGGTGAAGCTTGAACCGGAGGCAACGCTCCGCTGCGATACCGCACTTCAGCTTGCCCGCATGACCCGCGACATGCTGGAGCCGGCGGCCCGTCTCGCCCTGCCGGACAAGGGGCCGCTGACTTCGGTCCACCACGCCTCGGCCTATGTCTGCCGTAACCGCAACGGAGCGGAAGACGGCAAGATCTCGGAACACGCCCGCGGCAACGCAATCGACATTTCATCGCTCGAATTCGAAAAGGGAACCGTGCCGATGAGCATTGCCAAGCCAGAGGATTCCGACCTTGCCGCCGCTTTCCAGCGCAGCCTGAACGCTTTCGCCTGCCTCTATTTCCGCACGGTCCTTTCCCCGGGCAGCGACGCCGCCCATCAGGACCACCTGCATCTCGACATTCTCGAACGCAATGGCGACTTCCGTTATTGTCGGTAGTCATTAAAGCATGTCGCGCAAAAGTGTGCAGCGGTTTTGCGGTCACGACATGCGACGAAACAAAGGCTTAAAGCGTGAGAGCGAATCTGAAAGATCGCGACGCGCTTTAGACGAAAGACGGCGCCGAAACGGCGCCGTCCTGAAGGCTTGTATTCCGGCTCTCTCTCAGAACTTCTGGGTGAGCGAAATCTTGAAGTATCGACCGGCTTCCGAATAGAGTTCGGAGGCGTTGGCGACGTCCTTGACTTCGAGGGCATCGAAATAGGTCTTGTCGAACACGTTGTAGACGCCGGCCTGGACGCGCAGCCCCTTCACCTGCTCCGGTTCCCACCAGCCGGTCAGGTTCACAACGCCGTAGCCGGCAGGCTTGGTGCTTGCAGTGGAGCTGTCCCGGACGGCCGCGGATGCAACGAGGGTGGCGTCCGCTCCCCAGGTTTCCGTCTCATAACCTACGCCCAGGATTGCCTTGAGCGGCGCAACCGAACCCAGGATTTCATCGGTATCGAGATCCTCGCCATAAGCATAGGCAAGCGAGCCGTGTACGTTGAAACCGCTGGCGAACTTCTTCTGGCCACGTGCCTCGATACCCGAAATGCGAACATTGGCGCGGTTGAAGAACTCGTAGCTGCCGATCCGGTATCCGGCAAGCGCCACCGTATCGACATCGATGAAGTCCTTGTAGCGGGTCGTGAACGCGGTAATCCGGCCACCGAAGTCGTCGTCACCGAGGTTTGCACCCACTTCGAAGCCATAGCTGCTTTCGGCCTCAAGATCAGGATTGCCGACCTGACGATAAAGCGGTGCGTTATCGTAGTTCGAATAGAGCTGCGAAACGTTTGGCGCCTTGAAGCCGGTAGCAAACTGCGCAAACAGTTCGACGTCCTGACGTACCTGCCAGCCGGCACGCAGCTTCGGCGAAAGCGCCCAGTCGGACTGGCCGTCCGGCAGACCGGCGTAGCCGCTGTTGTTCTGGTAACCGGCAGTGTCCTGCGGATCGTAGTCGTACCAGTCGAAGCGCAAGCCCGGCGTCAGCGAGAAGCCGCTGGCACCGATATCGATACGGTCCTCGGCATAGAGACCGAACTTTTTAGCATCGGTCTCGGGCATGTCGGCCTGATTGGTGTGCAGGTAAGCGCAGTTGGACACATAGGTCACATCGCAGCTGTCCTCGCCCTTGGAAAACTGCGTCGTCGTTGCGAAACTCAAGTCAGTACCGACCGTCAGTTTGTGCTGCAGCGCGCCGGTGGCGAAATCGCTGTAGATATAACCGGCGAAGCCGAAGGCCTTTTCCTCGTTGGTGCTGATACGGCTGTAATCGCCGATCGGTGCAGTGTTACGGTAACCGTCGGTCCCGTCCTTCCTCTGGGTCTTCTGCCAATAGAGCGTCGCGAACGCCGAATCGATCAGGCTGTCCTCGCCGATGGCGTCATAGCGATAATCGAGTGAAACGCGATCACGGGTAGTGTCGGCGATTTCGTCGTAGTTGTCCCGGGCATAGGTGGTGCCCTGGCTGGCCTTCAGATCGGTGGTCGAATCGTAGTCATAATGCTCGGCAGTGACCCCGATCTGGTGACCGCCCTCCAGATCCTGCCGGACCTTGAAGAGCACGTTCTTCTTGTCGTAATCCTTCGGTTCTGCCTCTGTGCGGGTGGAACCGTAGCCGCCGACATCGCCGCCGGTCAGCCGCTCATGTCCCTTCTTGTAGCTGCCCTGCAACAGGACGGATGTATCCTGGATCTTCTTGGTAATGGCGAACGACCCACCAAAAGACTTGTCGGAGCTGTCATAGGTCGTCTTGGCGATGCCGCCGTAGTCCTTGCCTTCGCCGATCAGATCTTCCGGCTCGAGTGTGCGCAGCAGCACCGCGCCACCGAGTGCGCCCGAGCCTGCGCGGCTGGAGTCCGAGCCGCGTAGGATATCGATGCTCGAAAGCGACGAAAAGTCGTAGCTGTTGGCACCACCATAGGAGCTGCGGACGGCATCGGAAAGATAGGGGATAGGAATGCCGTCGATGGTGGTCAGCACGCGGTCGTCTTCCAGACCGCGGATGTTCACGCTCTGCGTCGCCTCGACGAAAGTCACGCCCGGCTCGGTCGTGTTGCCGAGATCATCGAGATCGTCGATTTCCTTCTTCGCGATGTCGTCCTTGGTCGTCTGTGTTGCGAGCGGCGTATCGGAGACGGCGCCCTTGGCGGTGCGCTTACCCTTCACGACGATGGTCTGGAGCTGAGTTTCGCCGGCACCTGCAGACGTCGTATTGGCGTCCTGAGCCAGAGCCGGAATTCCGGGAACGATGGCAACAAGGGCTGTGCAGGCAAGAAGAAGCGGTCTGAAATGCCGAGAGACCATGAAATATATGTCCTTTCATCGGCGAAGCCCATCCATCCCCAAAACGCGAAGCGTGCAGGGCCGAGCCGATCGAGTTGTTGTCAAAACCTGGGCAGACGGCGGTGACCCGCCTTAATACCGCCACGTATAAAACATGATGTTTTAAGTCAACAAAGGAAAGGTGATTATTTTAATCATGATTTCTTGAATGCCGAAACCCGTGCAAAAATGCAACACTTTTGCACAAGGAGCCCGTTCTTCGACAAAAACCGTGTCAGAACAGTCCTTCGATATAGCCCTGCTCGTTCAGGAAAATGCGCTCGGAGGACGGTGATTTCGGCAGCCCCGGCATCGTCATGATTTCTCCCGTGATCGCGACGATGAAGCCCGCGCCGGCGGAAAGCCGAACCTCGCGCACATGCACACCATGCCCCTCCGGCGCACCGCGCAGATTGGGATCGGTCGAGAAGGAATACTGGGTCTTGGCGATACAGACCGGCAGATTGCCATAGCCCTGCTCTTCCCAGGTCGCGAGCTGGTCGCGCACGGCCTTGTCCGCGGTCACCTCGGCTGCATGATAGATCTTCGACGCTACGGTCACGATCTTCTCCATCAGCGGCATGCTGTCCGGATAAAGCGGCCTGAAGGCCGACTGGCCGGAATCCGCGAGCTCAGCGACCCGCCTTGCCAGTTCCTCGACGCCGGCAGAACCCTCCGCCCAGTGACGGCAGACGATCGCATCCGCCCCGAGCCGCGAGACATATTCCCTCACTGCGGCAATTTCAGACTCTGTATCCGAAATGAAGTGGTTGATGGCGACGACGACCGGCACGCCGAAACGCCGGACATTGGCGACATGGCGTCCGAGATTGGCGCAGCCGCGCGTGACCGCCTCCACATTCTCGTGGCCAAGGTCTTCCTTGCTGACGCCACCGTTCATCTTCAGCGCCCTGACCGTCGCGACGATGACGGCAGCAGCCGGCTTCAAACCCGCCTTGCGGCACTTGATGTCGAAGAATTTCTCCGCCCCGAGATCGGCGCCGAAGCCTGCCTCGGTCACGACATAGTCGGCAAGCTTCAGCGCGGTTTTCGTCGCCACCACCGAATTGCAGCCATGGGCAATGTTGGCAAACGGCCCGCCATGCACGAAGGCCGGATTGTTTTCGAGCGTCTGCACGAGGTTCGGCTGCATCGCGTCTTTCAGCAGAACCGCCATGGCGCCGTCCGCCTTGATGTCTCGGGCAAAGACCGGGCTCTTGTCGCGCCTGTAGCCGATGATGATATCGCCGAGCCGCCGCTCGAGATCTTCCAGGTCCACGGCAAGGCAGAGGATCGCCATGACCTCGGAGGCAACGGTGATGTCGAACCCGGTTTCGCGCGGATAGCCGTTCGCGGCCCCGCCGAGCGAGCATACCACTTCCCGGAGCGCCCGGTCGTTCATGTCCATCACCCGCCGCCAGCTCACCCGCCGGCTGTCGATGCCCTGCTCGTTACCCCAGTAGAGATGGTTGTCGATCAGCGAGGCGAGCAGGTTATGGGCAGAGGTGATGGCGTGGAAATCGCCGGTGAAATGGAGGTTGATGTCTTCCATCGGCACCACCTGCGCATAGCCGCCGCCGGCGGCCCCGCCCTTGACGCCGAAGCACGGACCGAGCGACGGCTCACGCAAGCAGATCAGCGTCTTCCGGCCGATCCGGTTCAGCCCGTCGCCAAGCCCGACCGTCGTGGTGGTCTTGCCCTCGCCGGCCGGCGTCGGATTGATGGCGGTAACAAGAATGAGCTTGCCGTCGGGACGGCTGGAAAGAGAACGGATGAACTCGGCCGACACCTTCGCCTTGTCGTGGCCATAGGGCATGATCTGCTCCGCGGGTATGCCGAGCTTCTCGCCAATGGCCTGGATCGGCAGCTTCCGCGCCGAGCGTGCGATTTCGATGTCGGATTTGACGTCACCCATGGACTGCTCCCATACCCCGTGGCCTGTTTCCGGC
The window above is part of the Rhizobium sp. ACO-34A genome. Proteins encoded here:
- a CDS encoding cation transporter, translating into MVSRHFRPLLLACTALVAIVPGIPALAQDANTTSAGAGETQLQTIVVKGKRTAKGAVSDTPLATQTTKDDIAKKEIDDLDDLGNTTEPGVTFVEATQSVNIRGLEDDRVLTTIDGIPIPYLSDAVRSSYGGANSYDFSSLSSIDILRGSDSSRAGSGALGGAVLLRTLEPEDLIGEGKDYGGIAKTTYDSSDKSFGGSFAITKKIQDTSVLLQGSYKKGHERLTGGDVGGYGSTRTEAEPKDYDKKNVLFKVRQDLEGGHQIGVTAEHYDYDSTTDLKASQGTTYARDNYDEIADTTRDRVSLDYRYDAIGEDSLIDSAFATLYWQKTQRKDGTDGYRNTAPIGDYSRISTNEEKAFGFAGYIYSDFATGALQHKLTVGTDLSFATTTQFSKGEDSCDVTYVSNCAYLHTNQADMPETDAKKFGLYAEDRIDIGASGFSLTPGLRFDWYDYDPQDTAGYQNNSGYAGLPDGQSDWALSPKLRAGWQVRQDVELFAQFATGFKAPNVSQLYSNYDNAPLYRQVGNPDLEAESSYGFEVGANLGDDDFGGRITAFTTRYKDFIDVDTVALAGYRIGSYEFFNRANVRISGIEARGQKKFASGFNVHGSLAYAYGEDLDTDEILGSVAPLKAILGVGYETETWGADATLVASAAVRDSSTASTKPAGYGVVNLTGWWEPEQVKGLRVQAGVYNVFDKTYFDALEVKDVANASELYSEAGRYFKISLTQKF
- a CDS encoding formate--tetrahydrofolate ligase translates to MGDVKSDIEIARSARKLPIQAIGEKLGIPAEQIMPYGHDKAKVSAEFIRSLSSRPDGKLILVTAINPTPAGEGKTTTTVGLGDGLNRIGRKTLICLREPSLGPCFGVKGGAAGGGYAQVVPMEDINLHFTGDFHAITSAHNLLASLIDNHLYWGNEQGIDSRRVSWRRVMDMNDRALREVVCSLGGAANGYPRETGFDITVASEVMAILCLAVDLEDLERRLGDIIIGYRRDKSPVFARDIKADGAMAVLLKDAMQPNLVQTLENNPAFVHGGPFANIAHGCNSVVATKTALKLADYVVTEAGFGADLGAEKFFDIKCRKAGLKPAAAVIVATVRALKMNGGVSKEDLGHENVEAVTRGCANLGRHVANVRRFGVPVVVAINHFISDTESEIAAVREYVSRLGADAIVCRHWAEGSAGVEELARRVAELADSGQSAFRPLYPDSMPLMEKIVTVASKIYHAAEVTADKAVRDQLATWEEQGYGNLPVCIAKTQYSFSTDPNLRGAPEGHGVHVREVRLSAGAGFIVAITGEIMTMPGLPKSPSSERIFLNEQGYIEGLF